A single window of Calditrichota bacterium DNA harbors:
- the hslU gene encoding ATP-dependent protease ATPase subunit HslU: MSAKIEQLTPRQIVTELDKYIIGQDNAKKSVAIALRNRWRRQQVEEDLREEIMPNNIILIGPTGVGKTEIARRLARLSGAPFIKVEASKFTEVGYVGRDVESIIRDLVDLAVNMVRAKKTKEVEAIAAEMAKERLLDLLLPPVHDPEEIERGDLEAEESYQKWLRVREKLRHQLQSGALDNRKVELEVPANTSPVMQIISPMGVEEMGMNIQDLLGPMFPKKTKRRKMAIPEARKYLIQEESQKLIDMEDVVKEAIERVENAGIVFLDEIDKIAGEETGHGPDVSREGVQRDLLPIVEGSNVLTKYGMVKTDHILFIASGAFHISKPSDLIPELQGRFPIRVELDTLTTDDFVRILTEPENALIKQYTALMETEDVKLQFTKGAIREIARFATEVNERAENIGARRLHTILTTLLEDILFNVPDEKMESAKITDKDVKKTLKDIVEDEDLSRYIL, from the coding sequence ACGCGAAAAAATCGGTGGCGATCGCGCTGAGAAATCGCTGGCGAAGACAACAGGTCGAGGAAGATCTGCGCGAAGAAATTATGCCGAACAACATTATTTTGATCGGTCCCACCGGCGTGGGAAAAACGGAAATCGCGCGCCGATTAGCCCGGCTGTCCGGCGCGCCGTTCATCAAAGTGGAAGCGTCGAAATTCACGGAAGTCGGCTACGTCGGCAGAGATGTCGAATCGATCATCCGCGATCTGGTTGATTTGGCGGTGAATATGGTGCGCGCCAAGAAAACAAAGGAAGTGGAAGCCATCGCCGCGGAAATGGCGAAAGAGCGGTTGTTGGATTTGCTGCTGCCGCCAGTGCACGATCCTGAAGAAATCGAGCGCGGCGATTTGGAGGCGGAGGAATCGTATCAAAAATGGCTGCGCGTCCGGGAAAAACTTCGTCACCAGTTGCAATCCGGAGCTCTGGACAATCGTAAAGTTGAATTGGAAGTTCCGGCAAACACCTCGCCGGTCATGCAGATAATTTCTCCCATGGGCGTGGAAGAAATGGGAATGAATATTCAGGATTTGCTCGGTCCCATGTTTCCCAAAAAGACGAAACGTCGCAAAATGGCAATTCCTGAAGCGCGGAAATATTTGATTCAGGAGGAATCGCAGAAATTGATCGACATGGAAGATGTGGTGAAAGAGGCAATTGAGCGTGTGGAAAATGCGGGTATTGTTTTTCTGGATGAAATTGACAAAATCGCCGGCGAAGAAACAGGCCACGGACCCGATGTGTCGCGCGAAGGCGTGCAGCGAGACTTACTGCCAATTGTAGAAGGCTCGAACGTGCTGACAAAGTATGGCATGGTCAAAACCGATCATATTTTGTTCATCGCTTCCGGTGCATTTCATATCTCCAAACCGTCGGATTTGATCCCGGAATTACAGGGACGGTTTCCCATTCGCGTGGAACTGGATACTCTGACGACTGACGATTTCGTGCGTATTCTCACTGAACCGGAAAATGCTTTGATCAAACAATACACTGCTCTGATGGAAACAGAAGATGTGAAATTGCAATTTACCAAAGGCGCCATTCGTGAAATTGCCAGATTCGCCACGGAAGTGAACGAACGGGCGGAAAATATCGGCGCGCGTCGTCTGCACACAATCTTGACGACTTTGTTGGAAGATATTCTGTTCAACGTTCCTGATGAGAAAATGGAATCAGCGAAGATCACCGACAAAGATGTGAAAAAGACGCTGAAGGATATTGTCGAAGACGAAGATTTGAGCCGGTATATTTTGTAA